GTGTTGCGGATCCGCCCCGACGGCGGCGTACCGGCCGACAACCCGTTCGGCAACCCGGTGTGGAGCTACGGCCACCGCAACCCGCAGGGGCTGGCCTTCGACTCCCGGGGCCGGCTCTTCGCCCAGGAGTTCGGCAACAACGCCATGGACGAGACCAACATCATCGTCCGGGGCGGCAACTACGGGTGGCCGGCCTGCGAGGGCACGGTGGGCGACTGCGCCAACCCGAACTTCACCGCCCCGGTACGCACGTACCCGGTCGCCGACGCCTCGTGCAGCGGCATCGCCATCGTCCGTGACGCGCTCTACCTCGCCTGCCTGCGGGGCAACCGGATGTACCGGTTCCAGATCAGCGGCGACATGCTCACCGGTGGGCAGCAGTTTTTCGTCGGCACGTACAGCCGGCTGCGTACCGTCGAGCCGACCCTCGACGGGAACCTGTGGTTGACCACCAGCACCGGCGGCGACAAGGACAGCGTGCCGAACAACAGCAACGAGCGCATCCTCAAGGTGACCCTCGGCTGAGCCTGCGGCACCGGCTCAGGTGTTGTCGAGCACGAAGGCCCGGATGAGTTCGGCGCACTCGGTCGGGTGGGTCTCCAGCAGCAGGTGTCCGCCGTCGTAGAGGTGGGCGTCCAGGCGTTCGAGGGCGCGGTGGTAGGCGAGGACCTCGGCGATGTCGAAGTAGGCGTCGTGCCGTCCCCACAGCAGGAGTGCCGGTGGTTGGTGGCGCCGGTGGTAGGCGGCGATCTCGTCGAACCGGGCGACGTGGCTGGCGTAGTCGGTGAAGAGCGCGAACTGCGCCTCGACGTTGCCGGGGCGGCTCATCCGCGCCCAGTCGAGGTGCCACGACTCGGGCGCCTGCAGCGCGCGCAGGCGTGCCGGCAGCCCGGCGAGGTACTGGTCCCGGGTGCCGGCGAAGGTCAACCAGTCAGGCAGTCTGGCGCGGGTGGCGTCGGTCGGGTCGGCCCAGTACGCGCGGGCGCTGTCCCACTGCGGGCCGAGACCCGCCGGGTGCGCGTTGCCGTTCTGGACGACCAGGCCCCGCACCCGGGCCGGGGCGCGGGTGGCCAGGTGGTACCCCACCGGTGCGCCGAAGTCGTGCAGGTAGACGAAGAAGCGTTCGACCCCGAGCTGGCCGAGCACACTCTCGATCGTCCGGGCGAGGTTGGCGAAGGTGTAGTCGTAGTCCTCGACGGTGGGCGATGACGACATCCCGAAACCGGGCAGGTCGGGTGCGACCACGTGGGCGACCTCGGCGAGCGCCGGCATGATCTGGCGGAAGGTGTGCGAGGAACTCGGGAAGCCGTGCAGCAGCAGCACCGTCGGCTGGTCGGGGTGCCCGGCCTCCCGGACGAACACCGCCAGGCCGTCGACGGTCACCTGTCGGTGGCGGACCTTCTGGACGGTCTGCATCGTCTCCTCCCTCCCGGGCCCGGCGGCCCGCTCATCGCACCTGTCAACCCATCCTCCTAGGACGGCGTACGGGAGGTGGCAGGATCGACCCGTGTCTGTATCCAACGACGAAGGAGCCGCCGCGGTGACCGTCACCCTCTCGCCCCGGGCGCTGATGAGCCTGCTCGTCAACGGGCCCAAGGCCATGGACGTGTTGCGCACGGCGCTCGACCTGGGCCTGCTCGACGCGCTGGAGCCGGGGCCGGTACGCCTCGACGCGCTCGCCGCCCGGTTCGGGCTGCTGCCGCTGCGGTTGTACAAGTTCCTCGACTGCCTGGAGAGCCTCGGCTTCCTGGTCCGCGACGAGCCCGGCGACGACATCGGCACGACCAGCTACCGCGCCGTGCCGGGACTACGCGACGCGGTCCACGCGGTGGTCGGTCCGGGCGCCACCGAGCGGGACCGGGACGGCTATCCGTGGCGGCGGTTGCACGGCCGGCTGGCCGAGAGCCTGCGCGGGGAGGTCAGCATCGACGACGGGTTCGCCTGGCCGCCGAAGACGGCCGCGCAGACCGCGGAGTTCGAGAGCAGCATGGCCCTTGGCCTGGGCCCGGCCATCGAGACGGTACGCCGACACACCGACCGGCTCTGGTCGGGCCGGCGTCGGCTGCTGGACGTCGGTGGCGGTGACGGGACGCTCGCCGCCGACATCCTCGACTGCGCCCCGGCGCTGCGGGCCGACGTGTACAACCTGCCGGCGGTGGCCCCGCTGGTGGAGGCCACCCGGGTCGGTCGGGGCCATCGGGACCGGATGGGTTTCGTCGGCGGCGACTTCTTCGCCGAGCCGCTGCCGCGCGGGTACGACGCGATGTCGTTCGTCCGGGTGCTGCACGACTGGCCCAACCCGGTGGCCCGGCAACTGGTGGAGCAGGCGTACGCGGCGCTGGAGCCGGGTGGGCTGCTGCTGGTCTGTGAGGAGTTCCGCACGCCGGACCGGCTGGCCATGCAGTTCTTCTGGAGCTACTTCCTGATCGGGGTGGACAGCGCCGTCAGCCGGCTCCGCGAGGTGGACTTCTACACCTCCCTGCTCGCGGAGGTAGGCTTCGAGCGGGTGGCGGTGCTTCCCGGCACCTGGGAGCTGGTCACCGCGTACAAGCCGGGCTAGCGGGAGCGCGAAGGTCCGGAAACCCGATTCGGTCGAGGTCGGTAGACGGGGCGGGATGTCGGAGTGATCGGGGGTAGACGCGACGGCGTGGGGCTGCGACCGACCGTCTCCGGCCGGCCGCTGCCCCACGCCGTCGCTGCCAGGCCTCAGCCTCCCGCGCAGGTGGTGGTGGTTCCGCTGCCACTTCCGGTGCCCTGGAATCCGAAACTGGTCGTCTGGCCTGCGGCCAGTCGCCCGTTGTAGCTCTGGTTTGCGACGGTGACGGTGCCACTGGTGCCGGTGGCGACGCCGTTCCAGAGTGAGCTGACCGAGGTCCCGCCCGGCAGGTTCAGGGTCACCCGCCAACCGGTGAGGGCGGCGGTTCCCGCGGTGACGGTGACGGTGGCGACGAACCCGCCGTTCCACTGGTCCTGCACGGAGTAGACCGCCGTGCAGGCGGGGGTTCCGCCCGGTGGCGTGGTCGGGGCGGTGGTGGGCGGCGTGGTGGGCGGCGGATCGCCGTCGAGCGTCAGGTTCTTCTGCTGGACATTCCACTGGCTGCGGCACAGTCCACAGTTGGCACCGACAAAGTTGGTGCCGGCGCTGGTGTCACCCTTCAGTCGCCACTTGAGGTAGAGCACCGCCACTCGGCCGAACTCGCCGCCGTTGGGTTGGTCGTAGGTGCCGCCGTGCCCGACGTTCAGGTTGCCCATGAAGGCGGGCAGCCCGGCCGGCAGCTTGCCCCAGTCGTCGATGGCGTTGGGGTAGGCGATGTCGCTGGGCCCACCGACGAAGTAGGCGATCGGCTTGGTCAGTCTCCTGAGCTGGTAGTCGTCGGCGTCGTTGAGTAGTCCGCTGCTGAAGATGCCGGTCGTGGTGACGCGCGGATCGTGGGAGACGGCGTAGGCCTCCAGACCTCCGCAGGAGAAGCCCGCGACGGCGATCTTGGTGGTGTCGATTCTGTTGTGGTACTTGCTGCCCTGCCGGGAGTTCTCCGCGACGGCCCAGTCGATGGACTGGGTGAGCATCTGGGCGGTGGTGGAGCCGGAACCGTTCGGTGCGCCGTTGGCGATGGCGAGGAAACCGTGGGAGGCGATCTCGCGGAGGAAGTTGCCCTGGGAGAGGCCGTTGGCCGAGCAGCCGCCGTTGCCCCAGACGACGATGGGGAGGCGCTCGGTGGGCAGCGTCTGCGGCCGGAAGATGGTGTGGTTCGCCAGACTCGCCGAGGTCTCGTAGTCGGCGGGGTAGGGGCCGGAACCACCGACGGCGGCACTGGCCGGTGCCGCGCCGATCGCCATGATCACGGCTGCGGCCGGGACGATGACGGCGGCCAGTCCGGCGTAGACCCTCGATCTCCTTCGCACTGATCCTCCAACGGATGTCGCGGCGGCACTCGTGGTCGGTCGTCCGCCACCCGCCCGTGGTGGTCGGTGCCGGCCACGGGGCGGCTCGACGGGCGGGTTGGACCGGACGGGAGCGCGGTGCCCACAGGCGGTCCGGTGGGAGCGGTGTGCAGCCACTATCACCATTGCAGTGAAGTATGTCAATGTCAGGCCCGGCTCGGGCCGGGGCCGTCCGGCCGGTGCGATCAGGCGGATGTTGGTGGCCGGGCCTTCTGCGGATGGGGCGTCTCGTGGCGGGCCAGCATCGCGACGAACCCGTCGATCCGGCGTCTGCGGGTCTCGGCCCGCTTGGCGTCGTTCACGCGGTGGATGAGGGCGAACCGGTTGGTCCTGGTGAGAACGTCGAACATGGCCTGGGCGTCGGGGTCGGCAGCGATGGCGGCGAGCAGGTCGGCGGGCACCTCGGCCTCCGACGGAGGGGCGTACGCGGCTGCCCACCGCCCGTCGGCCTGCGCGGCCTCCACCGCGGCCCGGCCGGCGGGCTGCATCCGCCCCTGCGCCTCCAGCCGGGCCACGTGCGCGACGTTGCGTTGGGACCAGGAGCTGCGGGGCCGGCGCGGGGTGAAGCGGATCCAGGAGGACTCCTGGTCCCGCTTGCGGGCCTGCCCGTCGATCCAGCCGAAACACAGGCCCTCGTCGACCGCCTGTTGCCAGGTCAACGTGGTGACGGTGCCGCCCTTCCTGGTCAGGGCGAGCCAGACGCCGGGTGACGAGTCGTGGTGGGCGGCCAGCCAGCTGCGCAGCGCGTCGGCGTCGGAGACGATCAACTCGGCCAACTCCGCGCCCCCCATGACGGCAGGTTAGCCGCTGTCGACCCGCCGGTCCTCAGGCGGTGGTGGGTTGGCGGGGTTGGGGGGTGGTGGGCGTGGGGTCGTAGCCGGCCGCCTGGAGGGTGAACAGCTCGGCGTACCGGCCGCCGGTGCTCATCAGGTGGTCGTGGGTGCCGGCCTCGACGAGGCGGCCGTGGTGTAGGACGTAGATCCGGTCGGCGTGGCGGACGTTGGCCAGCCGATGGGTGATCAGGATGGTGATCCGCTCACCCTGCCGGTCGCGGATGGCCTGGAAGAGGGCGTCCTCGGCACGTGGGTCGAGGGCGGAGGAGGGCTCGTCCATGATGAGCAGGTCGGCGTCGCGCAGGAAGCCCCGGGCGGCGGTGATGCGTTGCCACTGGCCCCCGGAGAGGTCCTGTCCGCCGGCGAAGGTGCGGTCGAGCAGGGTGTCGTACCCGTGCGGCAGGTCTTTGATCATGTCGTGGGCGACGGCGCGGGCGGCGGCGGTCTCGATGAGCTGGGAACTCGGTGCGGTGGTGATGTCGCCGATGGCGATGTTCGTGGCGGCGGTGAAGGGCCACTTGTGGTACTCCTGCGTGACCACGCCGATGCGGGCCCGCAGCGCGTCGGGGTCCCAGCCGGCGGCAGGGCGACCGTCGTAGCCGACGGTGCCGGACGTGGGGGTGCGCAGGGTGGCGATCAGGGTGGCGAGGGTGGACTTGCCGGAGCCGTTCTCGCCGACGAACGCCACCGTCTGCCCGGCGGTGATGGTCAGGCTGACCTGGTCGACGGCGGGGGTGTCCCGGTCGGGGTAGTGCAGGCTGACGTTGTCGACGTGGATGGTGTGCAGCGGCTGCGTGGTGCTCGTCGTGGTGGCGGCCGGGGGTGTGGGCAGGTACTCGGCGGCCCGGGTCATGAAGCCGGTGTAGTCGCGGAAGTGCTGGCCCTCGGTGTAGACGCGGTCGATCTGGAAGGTGACCACCGCGAGGGAGCGTTGCGCGGACTGGACGGCGATGACGCAGGTCGCGGCGGCGGCGAGGGGGATCTGTCCGTCGACGAGCAGCAGACCGAGCAGGACGTAGACGACGGCGGTGGCGATTCCGCCGACCGCCGCGCCGACCGTGGTGGTCGTGGTGACCCGGCGGGCCAGGGCGAGTTGGATGCCGGTCTCCACGCCCATCACCCGGTCGTACTGGTCGAGCAGGAACCCGCGCAGGCCGTAGGAGCGCAGCTCGGGAGCGGAGTCCCGCTCGGCCATCAGCCGGTGCAGCAGCCACAGCCGGCGACGGCGTACCGATCCGGCGGCGTAGGTCTGGTAGCGCAGGTGTCCGGCGCGCAGCGACGCCCACCCGTTGGGCACGGTCGCCACCAGCAGGGCGAGCAGCAGCAGCGGGTGGACCACCACGACGGCGACCGCGACGGCGAGCACCCCGGCCAGGCCGGCGAGCAGGTTCATCGACGCCTGCACCAGGTCGGTGGTGGAGTCGGCGCCCCGGGAGGCGCGTTCCATGTCGTCGGCGAACGCGTCGGCGTCGAACGCCTCCAGCCGTACCGCCGTGGTCACCTCGAACAGGCCGCGTTCGACCTCCCGGTCAACCTTCGGGCTCAGGCCGTTCTGGGCGTACCCCATCGCGGTGGCCATCCCGGCGCGCAGCGCGGTCACCGCCGCCAGCGCGGCCAGGGCGGGCAGGGCGGCGATCACCTTGTCGGCGGTCGGTCCGCCGGCGAACAGCTCCACCAGCACCCGCTGGGTGGCCAGCAGCCCGAAGGCCGACATCACCCCCGCGCCGACGGTGGTGGCCGCCACGACCGAGGTGCGGATCCGGTCGGCCCGCCAGCTGACCACGAGCGCCGACCAGACCAGGCGGGGCAGCTCGGAGAAGACGGCGAAGAGCCCGGCCTGCGCCCGGGCCCGCACGCCGGTCTCCCACCACATCTCCCGCAACTCCGGCAGCACCGGGTCCCGCTGCGCCGGATCGGTGGGGCCGGGCGTGGGGTCGGGGGGACCGGTTCTGGGCATGGGGTTACCTCCCGAGGACGAGAAGGAGCCGGCGCGACTCACGGCACCGCATGCAGAGACGGTAGGACGCCGACGGGCCGACACGCCCGTAACGCCGCGCGCCGCCGGCCGGGTGGCGCTGGCCGTGTCGCCCGGCGCCGACGGTGGTGTCCGCGCCGACGGGCGGACAGCGTCCCTGGTCCTGCCCGGGTGGCAGGTCGCCGTACGACCTAGTACGTATTACCGGCTGCGCCGATCCGCTACCTGAGATGTGCCTCTTCGCTCTGGTATTTTGATGCCGGCGGTCAAGAGATGAGGTGTTCCGAAAATGGCTCCTCGGCGCGGGGTTTACTTCCTGGCGAACGATTACGTGCTGGACCGGGCCATCGCCTTCCTGAACAGCTTCCGGGCCCACCACGAGGCGCTGCCGATCTGTCTGATCCCGTTCGGTGACGACATCGACGGTCTGCGGCGGCTCCAGTCGTACTTCGACTTCACGATCTGGTCCGGTGACCCTGCCCTCCTGGCGGCTTGCGACGACCTCAGCCGGGGATTTCACGGCGAGGTCAAGGGGCACTACCGCAAACTGGTCGCCTGGGAGGGGGAGTTCGACGAGTTCGTCTACGTGGACACCGATACGATCGTGTTACGCGATCTGAGCTTTGTCTACGATTTTCTCGACACGTACGATTTCGTCACCACGGTCTCGGACGTCCCCGACCACTTCAAGTGGGTGTGGCGCGAGTCCGTGCACGGTGCCGGCGTGCTGACGCCCGACCAGATCGCCTTCGCCGCCGGCACACAGTTCATCGCGTCGCGCCGAGAGTGTCTGCGGTTCGCCGAGGTGCGGCCCCGCCTCGACGCCGCGCTGGCGCTCGCCGGGCACATGGCGTTGGTGACCCTGGAGATGCCGCTGCTGAACTACCTGATGGTGACCTCGGGCCGGCCGTACACCAGCCTGCGGAGGCTGGCCGGCGCGGTGGGCGCGGGCGGGCCGCCGCCGGGCGACATCCCACAGGAGCGGTGGGCCGGCGATCCGATCGGGGCCGTACGCGACGGTCACCTGCTGACCCCCTGGTCACCGCCGATCTTCCTGGTGCACTGGGCGGGTATGTGGTGGGAGCTGGAGCGCGGTGACCGGGCCGAGTTGCCGCACGGTGACCTGTGGAGCCACTACCGTCGCCTGGGCGGTCTCGACGTCACTTGATGGGCTTGCCCTGATCACCCTCGATGAGGTGGGCGGCTGTCGCCTTGCGCACCGCGTCGACCCGGGAGACGGCGTCGAGCTTGCCGTAGATGTTCGTCAGGTGGCGCTTGACGGTCGCTTCGGTGATGCGTAGGCGGGTGGCGATCTGCGCGTTGCTGAGCGCCTGTGCGGTCAGGCGCAGCACCTCCAGCTCCCGTTCGGTCAGGGTGCCCTCGCACGTCGGACGCCGCTGTTTGACCAGGCGCTCGACCGTGCGTCGGGACACCGACAGCCGGACGGTCGCCGACTCGCCGGCAGCGGCGATCACCGCCGCGATCAGCTCGGCCCGATGGATGGTCTTGATCAGGTAGGCGACGGCTCCGCACTCGATCGCCTCGTGCACGATGTCGGCGTCGTCATGCATGGTCAGCACGACCGTGCGGGTGTGCGGGCACAGCCGGCGAAGTTGCAACAGCACCGCGGCGGTCCCCGGACCGGGCATCTCCACGTCGAGCAGGAGCACGTCGGGCTGCCGTTCGACGCAGAGCGCGATGGCGGCCTCGCCGTGCGCCGCCTCTCCGACGACCCGCAGCCCCGGGTTGGTGGCGAGGATCTCGCGGACCCCGTCGCGAAAGAGGGTCTGGTCGTCGGCGAGCGCCACGGTGACCGCGGCGTCACCGCGGTTCATGGCCGTTGCCCGAGGGCCGGCGGGTGGACATTGTGTCCCCCGACCGGCTGGCGCCGGCATTCTGCCCGAACTCGCAGGTCCGACAATGGCGGGCCGCCATCACGCATGGCGGCCCCGCGGGGCATCCAGCACCTTTCGGGCATTTCCCGGCATCCATGGCCTCCTGGCGGAAAGCTGTGCGACTTGGTGGAAGTGCTGGAAGCGCTTCCAGAGAACATACCCAACAAGTGCCCGGAGGTGAACGCCCAAATCGCCCATTGGGTGGACGGGCATTACGGTGGCCCGGCTGGCCTGGTCGCCGCCCGGTGTCGCCGAGGTGCGATCCGTGCGCCGGGTACGCAGGGTGACGGGCTGCCCGGGTACCCCTTTGGTCGTAGCGGCGACTACGACTTTGGTTTCATTGGCGGCCGCATCCGCTGATCGCTATTGTTCTGGCCAGTCCCGCAGCGAGGGGCATAAATGGCGGAGGTGTTCGGGTGTCCACCAACAATGCGTCGTTTCTTCGGGTAAGTGGCTCGGATCTGGTCGACTCCAATGGCACTCCGGTGACGTTGTTCGGCATCGGCGTTGCTGGCTGGCTCAACATGGAGAACTGGATTACCGGATTTCCGGGATACGAGGAGGGGCAGCGGGCGGCGGTCGGGCGGGTGCTCGGGCCGGGATTGCGGGACTTCTTCTTCGACCGTTTTCTCGAACATTTCTTCACCGCCGACGACGCGGCGTACCTCGCCTCTCTCGGTATCAACATGATCCGCCTGCCGTTCAGCTACAAGTACCTGGAGAGCGACGACGCGCCCTTCGAGATCAACGAGAGCGGCTTCCGTTACCTCGACCGGGTGATCGACCTGTGCGGCGCGCAGGGCATCCGTACGGTGCTCGACCTGCACTCCGTGCCCGGTTGGCAGCACCAGGACTGGCACTGCGACAACCCCACGCACACCTCGCAGTTCTGGGTGCACCGGACGTTCCAGGACCGGGTGGTGCACCTGTGGCGGGCGATCGCCGACCGGTACAAGGACAACCCGTGGGTCGCCGGTTACAACCCGATCAACGAGCCGGCGGACCCCAGCGCCGAGAAGGTGGGCCCCTTCTACGAGCGCCTGGTGGAGGCGATCCGGGAGGTCGACCAGAACCACGTCCTGTTCCTCGACGGCAACCGGTACGCGCTCGACTTCGAGTTCTTCGGCGAGCCGTGGCCGAACACCGTCTACTGCCCGCACGACTACCCCGCGCCGGGGTACACCCCGGGCAGCCGCTACCCCGGCCGCCACCGGCCGATCCACGTGCTCAACGCCGGGGGCGGCCAGGCGGCCGAGCCGGAGGGCGAGGCGTACTGGGATAAGGCCGAGGTGGAGCGGAGCTTCCTGTACCGCACCAGCTACATGCGGGAGACGAACACCCCCATCGTGGTGGGCGAGTTCAACGCGGTGTGGCCGGAGTCGGAGCAGGAGCGGTTGCGGCTGCTCGGCGACCAGCTCGACGTGTTCCGCAAGTACAACGCGAGCTGGACCTACTGGTCGTACAAGGACGTCGGCTTCGCGGCACCGCTGCGGCTGGCCCCCAACGGTGCGTACCTGGAGCGCATCCGGCCGATCCTGGACAAG
Above is a window of Micromonospora yangpuensis DNA encoding:
- a CDS encoding alpha/beta fold hydrolase, yielding MQTVQKVRHRQVTVDGLAVFVREAGHPDQPTVLLLHGFPSSSHTFRQIMPALAEVAHVVAPDLPGFGMSSSPTVEDYDYTFANLARTIESVLGQLGVERFFVYLHDFGAPVGYHLATRAPARVRGLVVQNGNAHPAGLGPQWDSARAYWADPTDATRARLPDWLTFAGTRDQYLAGLPARLRALQAPESWHLDWARMSRPGNVEAQFALFTDYASHVARFDEIAAYHRRHQPPALLLWGRHDAYFDIAEVLAYHRALERLDAHLYDGGHLLLETHPTECAELIRAFVLDNT
- a CDS encoding methyltransferase; protein product: MTVTLSPRALMSLLVNGPKAMDVLRTALDLGLLDALEPGPVRLDALAARFGLLPLRLYKFLDCLESLGFLVRDEPGDDIGTTSYRAVPGLRDAVHAVVGPGATERDRDGYPWRRLHGRLAESLRGEVSIDDGFAWPPKTAAQTAEFESSMALGLGPAIETVRRHTDRLWSGRRRLLDVGGGDGTLAADILDCAPALRADVYNLPAVAPLVEATRVGRGHRDRMGFVGGDFFAEPLPRGYDAMSFVRVLHDWPNPVARQLVEQAYAALEPGGLLLVCEEFRTPDRLAMQFFWSYFLIGVDSAVSRLREVDFYTSLLAEVGFERVAVLPGTWELVTAYKPG
- a CDS encoding cellulose binding domain-containing protein, encoding MRRRSRVYAGLAAVIVPAAAVIMAIGAAPASAAVGGSGPYPADYETSASLANHTIFRPQTLPTERLPIVVWGNGGCSANGLSQGNFLREIASHGFLAIANGAPNGSGSTTAQMLTQSIDWAVAENSRQGSKYHNRIDTTKIAVAGFSCGGLEAYAVSHDPRVTTTGIFSSGLLNDADDYQLRRLTKPIAYFVGGPSDIAYPNAIDDWGKLPAGLPAFMGNLNVGHGGTYDQPNGGEFGRVAVLYLKWRLKGDTSAGTNFVGANCGLCRSQWNVQQKNLTLDGDPPPTTPPTTAPTTPPGGTPACTAVYSVQDQWNGGFVATVTVTAGTAALTGWRVTLNLPGGTSVSSLWNGVATGTSGTVTVANQSYNGRLAAGQTTSFGFQGTGSGSGTTTTCAGG
- a CDS encoding YdeI/OmpD-associated family protein; this encodes MGGAELAELIVSDADALRSWLAAHHDSSPGVWLALTRKGGTVTTLTWQQAVDEGLCFGWIDGQARKRDQESSWIRFTPRRPRSSWSQRNVAHVARLEAQGRMQPAGRAAVEAAQADGRWAAAYAPPSEAEVPADLLAAIAADPDAQAMFDVLTRTNRFALIHRVNDAKRAETRRRRIDGFVAMLARHETPHPQKARPPTSA
- a CDS encoding ABC transporter ATP-binding protein — protein: MPRTGPPDPTPGPTDPAQRDPVLPELREMWWETGVRARAQAGLFAVFSELPRLVWSALVVSWRADRIRTSVVAATTVGAGVMSAFGLLATQRVLVELFAGGPTADKVIAALPALAALAAVTALRAGMATAMGYAQNGLSPKVDREVERGLFEVTTAVRLEAFDADAFADDMERASRGADSTTDLVQASMNLLAGLAGVLAVAVAVVVVHPLLLLALLVATVPNGWASLRAGHLRYQTYAAGSVRRRRLWLLHRLMAERDSAPELRSYGLRGFLLDQYDRVMGVETGIQLALARRVTTTTTVGAAVGGIATAVVYVLLGLLLVDGQIPLAAAATCVIAVQSAQRSLAVVTFQIDRVYTEGQHFRDYTGFMTRAAEYLPTPPAATTTSTTQPLHTIHVDNVSLHYPDRDTPAVDQVSLTITAGQTVAFVGENGSGKSTLATLIATLRTPTSGTVGYDGRPAAGWDPDALRARIGVVTQEYHKWPFTAATNIAIGDITTAPSSQLIETAAARAVAHDMIKDLPHGYDTLLDRTFAGGQDLSGGQWQRITAARGFLRDADLLIMDEPSSALDPRAEDALFQAIRDRQGERITILITHRLANVRHADRIYVLHHGRLVEAGTHDHLMSTGGRYAELFTLQAAGYDPTPTTPQPRQPTTA
- a CDS encoding response regulator, with the protein product MNRGDAAVTVALADDQTLFRDGVREILATNPGLRVVGEAAHGEAAIALCVERQPDVLLLDVEMPGPGTAAVLLQLRRLCPHTRTVVLTMHDDADIVHEAIECGAVAYLIKTIHRAELIAAVIAAAGESATVRLSVSRRTVERLVKQRRPTCEGTLTERELEVLRLTAQALSNAQIATRLRITEATVKRHLTNIYGKLDAVSRVDAVRKATAAHLIEGDQGKPIK
- a CDS encoding glycoside hydrolase family 5 protein, translated to MSTNNASFLRVSGSDLVDSNGTPVTLFGIGVAGWLNMENWITGFPGYEEGQRAAVGRVLGPGLRDFFFDRFLEHFFTADDAAYLASLGINMIRLPFSYKYLESDDAPFEINESGFRYLDRVIDLCGAQGIRTVLDLHSVPGWQHQDWHCDNPTHTSQFWVHRTFQDRVVHLWRAIADRYKDNPWVAGYNPINEPADPSAEKVGPFYERLVEAIREVDQNHVLFLDGNRYALDFEFFGEPWPNTVYCPHDYPAPGYTPGSRYPGRHRPIHVLNAGGGQAAEPEGEAYWDKAEVERSFLYRTSYMRETNTPIVVGEFNAVWPESEQERLRLLGDQLDVFRKYNASWTYWSYKDVGFAAPLRLAPNGAYLERIRPILDKKARLAVDLWGGDRRKMAHVLGPIHQALAEECPDWNPYPWGSEFMVCRVILQILFSEALLPQFGELFRGMGEDDIDQMMQSFRLENCQPWQPLVDLLRNDITARRRHATVAAV